CTAATTTATTATCTGTTCACGCAATAAACATGCCCATAAACATAACTCTCACAAgtttttgtcattttgtttcaatttgcaTTGCATAATCTAGTCGagagaaaattcaatttttgtagaacaccctttcttaaaaaaaaaacaatccaatcATATCCGATTCGAATGCGCTTGCTTCAGTGAAGCGTGaagtcagaatttttaatatcgtTCTCCAAATttgagcaacaaacaaacaaacacacacctaaAAACCACTTAATTTCTACTGACGTAATCGTCAATACCCTAGTCAGATTGAATTGCCGCCCGCTCTATCCAGCATAGCCGTCCCATATGTTTCCCATATTCCAAGTTCTTGCGTGTTCTTCCTTCATTTTTTAACTTCAAACTATCGATCCAAGCGATGACATCAGTAAAAAGGGTAGTACGACAGGTTTCGGTGTCATTCGCCCATCGCGTGCCGgaatattcaatttttctcACGCATATGGCGGAAAGGATGGCGCCCCATTTATTCTGTGCAAGGGGTGCAAGCGACTGTGGCCGAAACGGAACGGTTCCCCTCTTTGCTTCCGGTCTTGTTTGCTTtagttcggtttttttttttcactgtggCTTGCTACTTTTACGTTCAGGACACATTGACACAATGTTAACTGTATCCTTCGAAAGGAATGTGAAGCCATTCTTTGTTGGATCAATTTAAGGCCAATGTACTCGGAACGATGAAGACAAGTTGTTGGTTAAATTCGAACCAAGGCGGTAACAGATGGCTGACAGGATAGGTTTGGTTGGCTAAGcggttttaaaataattgctcCGTATTTTTTGTCGGCATTTAATCGATCGCTTGGAATCGTTATAATTAATGTCGGAGAAGACTTCGACACAAATCTAATTTCTGATCGATATCTGGTGTTTTCAATATGAAACAAACTCATGCATGGTTAAATCACATCCGCCGCCCACCAGTACTGGAACCCAACCTTATTATGCATGGTAACTAGAAAGATCGTAGGATGATGGCCATTCACTTCCCACTGCCCTCTGTTTGAAGGCAACTTACCACGGAATAAGATTTCTTCCTGCTTTCAATTTCTCCCTTACATTTACGGAtcgttttgattatttttaaagcgTTATTTTTAGCCAATGCAAGTAACGAATGCATTTTGGAAGGCGGTGGAACACGAGCGTTTGCACGTGCAGCATAAAATAGGAGTTCTTCGTCTATCCCCGATACGATGCGTTGGCATTGGGGTCAAAAATAGAATGGGAGAGCTTGTCTGTTTTACTTAAATAGGAACAAATGATTTCGATCAGCACGATGGATTGTAGTTTGATGAAAGTTAATAGGTCTCTCACAAATAACGATCAAATGCACGTATATCAGTGATACGACTCTGTTTGCATATCGACTAGTTTCGTTCCAGTAGTAATCTAGTTCGATCCTTGAGTGTATCGAGTTCGGATTGACTTGTAAATGCAGCAAAACATATGATCATCCCAGAACCATTCCGCCTAGAAGACGACCCGGACCCATGGGTCGACCAACGGTTCGGACTAACTCGCATATGCTTTGCTGTACCTACTGGTCGACCCAAACTCATTCCACTCACGTGTCCTTCTGGACCCACGGACTAGTGATGGGAATGTATGTAAGAAATATAAGGAGCGGAACAGGTTCCAACAGGTTTTTGAACCTGGTAGATAATGTTTGATTGATCCAGTGAATTGTTTTAGATCAAtatgaatttaaatataatttttaatttatttattattgcgtATGACGGGacgtcgccgtattgtcatttgCGTATAAATGTTACAATATAATGTATATGTTATAATGTATAATATGTTAACATAAAAGATTCTTAAGTCTGCATAAATGCGTagtttctgaaaaaaaatagCATTTCTACAAACGTTTAGGCGCTTCCATGAAAAACTGACAATATATGATAGAGGGATGCATAACCATGTAGAGcatgtgttttaattttaacattAACTTAGCATTAGCTATTCTTGATTGACTCCTGGTTAATATATTTATCTTAAATATTTATCTATATTCTAGTATAACGGCTTACCGCCGCATTGTCATAAAATCCTAACTATTTGTTATAAAATGTTCGTGTGAGATTGAAAGAGGAGATAGCAATTAtccactttttgttgttgtcttgtcGTGATCTTCTCgatttttttcagatttttggcATGAATGCCTTAAGGCAACCACTCCAAGGAAGTTAAGGCCGCGGGCCAAGTgcaatttcaaaatcaaaattgcaTGTACTCAAGGATGTTTGCCAAATTATCGCGCATTGAAACCGTTTTTCGAGAAGCGTTTTCTTGATCATTAAATTACTAAATCACACAATCAATCACATCACTAAATGGATATCCTCTAGTCTTGATCTAGCCAAAGGTTTTGCACTATCACATGTCTGGCATGCCTGACTTAATTTTCTGGTAGCAGATGTAGTTGGGATTCGATTGTCGATCGTCCGTGTGAAAGGCTGGTCCGTTTATTAgtaataaatcatttaaatgTCACTCATAGTTCACATTACAACATGATTCCCGAACATTTTCAAATTAGTTTTCAGTTTCATTTTcggtacaaaataaaaaaacggttgACTCAACATATCCTGTCCAGCTAGTGTTCTTGAATTGCTCCAAGATCCCTCTGTATGCTGGAAGCAGAAACGTCAAATTGAATATTTACAATCAGTGGCTAGCAACTAACCATCCGTACCAATATGCCATACTTTcatatttgatttatttggtATTTGATAATatcacataaataaatatgttcaTCAAACATGAAAAGCAAtaataattctttttaatACCTTTAAACAGCTTCAATACACAATAGAGAGATTATTGTTCATTATTCAAAGTACACGATCACCCAACACCGATTGCTCACCTctgatgtaaacaaaacaagctcATCACATCACATCAAACTTTCCCGAAAGGCGCACTTTTCAGACTTAATCGCCAACCGCGAATTCCAGACTGTTACGATGGTTTGCGAAAAGTGTGAAAAGAAGCTTGGCAAGGTAATTACCCCGGATCCATGGAAAGCTGGTGCCCGAAATACCACCGAGGGGGGCGGTAgaaaaatcaacgaaaacaaaGCTCTTTCCAGTGCAAAGCTACGGTACAATCCAATGGCTGGGAACTTTGCACCCTGCCGGTAAGTGTAAATCATCTTGTAATTAATAGGTAGATTATGAACGTACTTACATAACAACCGTGTACTCTTTCTTTCGTGTAGAATATGCAAGCAGAAAATTCACCAAGCCGGATCACATtactgtcagcagtgtgcctacAAAAAGGGAATCTGTGCGATGTGTGGCAAAAAGCTGCTGGATGTGAAAAACTATCGACAATCGTCTACGTAGAAATACGCGCGCACGCGCATGCACATAGGATCGGACGTCCATCTATTACACTCACTTGATAAGGATAATTTTACCTCCGTATATTTATGACTCACTGTACTTCTGAGACACAGACCGAAATGCAATCtgttttgaaacggtttttAAACTACACTAAACTATTTTCTGTACACACTGGGTTTGGTTGTGGCACACTAGAACGCTCGCCTAACCGTCCGATCAATCGGTACGCCAGCGACTACTTCTGTGCCTTCGGTCGGTCCACCTCCGTCATCACCTCCTTCCGGTTTCTTCTTTCGCTGAGCATAGCTAAGACTTGCCTTATCGAAATCGAGCGGCATTATCCCAAGATCACCGCTGTATCGGTTCTTCGCTATCTGCAAATACTTCTTGCCTCTTACCGACGTTAACCGTTTGTCCTGTATGATCAACACATTGTCCGCCTCCTGGGAAGCTTTCGCCCCGCCAAATATGGAACTCGTCGTCAGCTCGTCCGTGTCCCGTTCCTTGCGCGGATGAATCACCAGcgtcacgtgacaattgcgcTTGGTGGCAAACGTGCGGAACGCGGCTATAATTGCGTCCTGCTTCCAGTACCGATCCAGATGCTTCGTTTCGTCCAGCATACCCATCATGAACTGCAGATTGTCGATGATAACGTGCTGGATGTCGTGCACGTACTGTGCATGCTCGATCGCTTCCATAACAATCTTGATCGGTTGCTGCCCATGAAAGGTCATAAAGTAAATCGGTAAACGTTCGAACGCATCTGCCCATTGCTCAAAATTCGCCAAATTCTCATCGAGTGGACGGCCCACCATCTGTCGGAGCAGTGTTACCGCGAGCCTCGTATTTCGTATCTCGAACGATCCCCACAGTGTAGAAACACCCTGCTGTGCCAGATCGAGCGAATAGTCCGACATGAAGGTGGTTTTGCCACATCCCGTTGGTCCGGTCAGTACGGTTAGCTCACCCTTGCGGTGGCCTTTAAGCAGTTTGTTCAGTGTAGGATAACGTTTCCATTTAACTCCCTGCACTTTGTCAATGTTCTGCAAATCGCTCAACACATCTTGGCGCAGAGCTCGGAACGTGGTGATGGATTGATGCAGGATGGGTTGTGCTTT
This genomic window from Anopheles maculipalpis chromosome 2RL, idAnoMacuDA_375_x, whole genome shotgun sequence contains:
- the LOC126556479 gene encoding cysteine-rich PDZ-binding protein, yielding MVCEKCEKKLGKVITPDPWKAGARNTTEGGGRKINENKALSSAKLRYNPMAGNFAPCRICKQKIHQAGSHYCQQCAYKKGICAMCGKKLLDVKNYRQSST